In the Carettochelys insculpta isolate YL-2023 chromosome 6, ASM3395843v1, whole genome shotgun sequence genome, TGCTGTCAAGTTCAGTTTTGTATTCCTTAAAATTCATAAACCCATTTCCACAACTTAACAGTAAAGTTTGGACCTACCTGTAGCAATACCATCTCAGATTActcatctgaggaaatgggttttacccacgaaagctcgagatctaataaatttgttagtctttaagatgctactggAAGGCTCgttatttttgaagctacagactaacaaggctacccctctgagactttactTCACAGCTCACCGAGAGAAATTCTGCAGAACCTCAGTCCTGAAAAGATAATCAAATCACAATCTCTAAATTCACCATATACACACAGATCAAAGGAGATAAATATAATAAACATGCAAACAATTCTCATAGGTTTAAGAATCTAGGGCTGACAGCAGTTCGCATGGACACCAACTCAATTCATTCTGTTCAGTTATCTTGCTAAAGATAATTATTGTTCCTGGGACGGCAAAAATAATAGTCTTTTTCTTTGTTAGTGTTTAGAATTGTAAAACTATTTATAAACAATCCCAAACCCCATGTGTTATTATGGTAGTATTTACTCTTCTATGGTTCAAATTGGTTCTGGAGTTTTTGCATATGGGATCAGTAATCCATATTTTCAGAAGAGAGTCACGTAAGATGTATTAACATAAGCTGAGTATTAGGATAAATAATTATGTGCTGGGCAATAATGGCTCCACACTGTGCATTGTATTCAATCTCAGATACTTCAGAAAATTACCACTTTAAATAAAGAATATTAGCATAATGTTAATGTCATAACAAGTGAACAATAAGCATTATCAAGATTCATACTGATTCTCTGTCCCATGATCATCACTCACCAAACAGCAGGATGTGCCCTCAAAGCTGATAGTAACTATACCTGCTTGCATTCtctaagaacaacaacaaaaacaatttaaTATGCTTTTTTCACATTACCAAAGCCTCTTAATTTTGGGGGTAACACGGTGTGATCATTTGTCACCTGGTCTATATCAACCCTCCAACTCCTGCTCCGTGGAGCATGACCCTTTCCTTCCACAACATTTCCCTTAGATGCTGCAGAGGCTTCCTAACAGAGCACGATGGAGCTCTATTGCCTAGGCACAAAGAAATGAGCTAAGAATGATGTGTGCCAATGTTAAATTAAAACATTCTTGCTTTGGCCACACATTGTCTTTTAAATTTACATGAGCAACATGAGTCACATTAACATCTGTCCCTTACAGGGCCATTTTCAAGTTTAATTTGGCTGTTGTTTAGATTATGTAAAAGTAAACTCTCCTACCAATCTAAAATAATTAGAACTTTCCCaattttgtttccatttaaaTTAAAAGAGTTGTTTTAAATCAGTAAACATCCCCTTTCAGGATGAGATATTCACCCCTAATAACATTGAAGTGAAAATGACAATAAACAAGTGTAAAACAAACCACACTGATTTGCTTCACACACCCAGAGAAAAGAGTAAAAATTAAGTGACAAGTaatttggctttttaaaatcatttctctttttaaagtaTTATGTATTATTAATGATATATACATTTGCTTGCTACCAATAATTGATATCTGTTTTTAAACTGGCAGATCGTGTGACTTTTTTGTTTACTTGTAGGCAACCAAATTCAAAAACTACACACTTAACATAAAAGCTACTGAAGTACAAAGCAGTGTGTCAGACTTCTCTTCCTGCCATCGTGGGGTACGGGGGGAGCACCTCCACTGGCCTATGGGATAGTTACTGCAGCTTGAGAGACTTGTATTGtatggaataagttttgtttggCATCAAGCATCAATCTATCAAGCCTCAGAGTCTCTCTCAGCTGGATAGAGATTCCCTCCCTTTTGAGAGCATGAAGTATTAAGCAGCATTGTGAAATCGAGTCGGATTAATTTCCCAGGGCAATTTTTGGGCGGGGGTTCGTGTTTTTTAAGTCTCTCCGCGTTGCAGTCTGTGGGGTTGGTTGGAAGGTTTTTAATTCTCAGTCTTCTCATCCCGGGTTGCACGCCGGCTGGGGAGCATCTCCTGGCAAATCACTACAGAGCCCTCGGGGCATGTTTTTTGCATTACAAATATATGTATGTAATCTCCACAACTAGCAGTGCCCCGAAGAGAACACCCCGTGCCGTGCAGTGTCCTGTCCTACCCCGCCCCGAAACAGCGGCAGGCTGGTGACTGAAGCccctcttctcctccctgctccccgaCCAGCAGGCGCAACTTgttggggctgagctgcagccaccagtTGCACTTCCCACTCGTGCACAGacccaagcagcagcagggcgggagagggggaaggaatcTCACTTCTTCTCAACCCCTGCGTGCCAGCCCAAGCAACAAGTGAATGCCCCCTGCAGAGAGCGCTGGAGACCCATTAAGAGCGGAGAGAGATACCTGACactgcgccgccgccgccgccgctgctgcttcCAGCCTGTGTGCTCCGCTGCTACAgctactgcagctgctgctgagcacTCCGAGAGCGCCAGCTGCCACTCAGCGCCGCAGCCGCGCACGCGAATCGCGAGCGCTCCCCGAACGAGGGTATCTTGAGCCAACCGAGGCACCGTCGATTTGGGATGTACCATGCTGAAGCCGGGGAGTGGAATGCGTTATGAACGTCGATCGGTCGCTTGTACACCAGGGTGCACAGCGCCCTGGGGATGGAATCGCCGAATAGGCAatgaaacaccccccccagccaaaTAAGGTGTAGTGGTAGCGCCGGCAGAGGGGTTGTTCTAGAATCGTTGGAGCAGCCGTGGCGTGGGCCCGGCGGAGGTAACTGGACGCGGTGACTCGTGGGGAAGCTTGTGAGCGAGTGACAGCCCCAACGGCCAGGTCTGCGGGCCGCGGGTGGGGGACAACGGGCTCCTTCCCTGGAGCGGTCTCGCTGTCCGGGGCCGAGTCGCGCCTCTTACTTGGAGACACCCATCAGGGTCCCCCCATTTGGTCCGCTCCCCGGCTTGGCGCGCGCTGTAGCATTCGGCCAGGGACTCCCCCGCGCCGACCTGCGAGTTCCGGCCGCCGCGAGCGCTCCGCCAGTGCTGGTCAGAGAGACGGGCCCTGGCCAACGCCGTGGGGCCGCGTTCTGACTGCGGCGCAAGCCGCTTATGGTCACTGCGAGTGACCCAGCCTCCCGCCCGGTCTCCGAAGCGTCGTTGAGCGGTGGCGTGCGAACCCCTTAAACGTCCCCCGTTCTTTAAATCCTCGTCCGAGGTACGTCTGACGGGGCAGCCTGGGGAGCACAGGCACCATAGGCCCCGGGGCTACGCTGCTCAAGCGGGCCGACAGCCATATACACTCTTCCTAGGCGCTCGGGTGCGCCTCCTGCTTGTCTTCTTTTAGCCACTTTGCCGCCCCACGGCTGGAGTCTTTCCCTGCCCTGTTCACCTACAGACCCCTCCCCATGCAatgatgaatagtaacacagagagccgcgctagtctatatactagcaaaacaaaaaagcagttcagtagcactttaaagactaacaaaataatttattaggtgatgagctttttgtgggaaagacccacgtcttcagatcatagccataggtatctaaggtgctactggactgctttcccATGCAGTGATATTTTACAAATGCTTCCCAGCATGTAAATGCAAGTGGTAACCATGTTGTTTGCTTAATGTTTTGACAgttgctgcaaaaaaaaaaatgattatccCTGTGAGATGCTTCACCTGTGGCAAAATAGTTGGAAATAAGTGGGAGGCGTATCTTGGCCTTCTGCAAGCAGAATATACAGAAGGGTAGGTGTTTCTTTATGTTGCTATGCCCTGACCTTCCAAAAATTTGATCATACCTTGTTTATGCTACAGAAGTAGACCTTTACAAGGTGTCTGATGTTGATTTAACTCTTTGTCTATGCAGGAGTGGTGCTCCTGCTGATGTAAATCACCCACTACATCTACTTAAATCTTCCTTCATGGGAGACATGGCACTAAACCCTATGTGATTAAGGTGACAATGCCTATGTGGATACTGGAGACCATGCCCCGGTGCTCACCACCTGAGCTCTCAGCTGGGCACGAGTTTTTCACACATCCACACCTCCAGTTCTGTTATCCAGGCATTATCAATCAGAGCTGGAGAGGAAATGTGAAATAACAGCAGctatgaaactgacaagaatgtTAGTTTCACTTCTGGTGTGCTCCCTGCTGTGACATTgatccccacccctgagctcacagagcccctccttgctgctgttgGCATCCCACAATGCTCCAGGGCAGTCAGAGCAAGCACTCCTGGAAAGGATATGCACCACCCATTGGAAGAAGGTAGCATGGATACCACCATCAGATTTTATTACTGCGGTGGGCACAAATTCTTCTAATTTTTTTGTGAAGACAGGCCCTCAGTGTTTATGCATTGACttctttgatgtagtgcctaaagTTAAGTATGTGTGCTTTCTCTGTCCCTTCAGTTTCTCCCAGGTGTGTAGGAGTTCATAGCCCGATCCCATACACATTGTCTGTATAGTAAACAAAGGCACCAAATGCTtgattccacacacacaccccaaccaccCAGGATACTGTATACCCAAATCTCTTATGGAACTTCATGAGTATTCAGCATTTTAGAAAACTACCCTTTCTGCCCTGAAGGGAGAGCTAAAGCCTACAACTCTGTTTCTTCAACCACAGAGacaggaaagagaggctgttatGTCACCTAGTGAACTTTTCTCCCATTCAGCCAAAGGGATGATCAGAAGTTTGAGTTAAGAACAAAATAGTTGCAGGCTGTGTATGTGCTGAAGCTTATGATGACATAATTTGTCATTCAGGTTGTGAATAAATCAACCCAAGTGATATAAGTTATACCAACAAGCACTGGTATGGACAGCGCTTTGTTAGCCTGAGAGCATCTACTGCCAATCACAGGGACAAGAGTAGTTAAGGCAATAGTGTGACTATATTTACAACCTCTGCACAGCTGTAAATGCTCTAGTGTAGCTGTGCCTTCAGATGAATACTATATGAGGAAAAATAAACTGAATTCAACTTTTCCAGTAGTTTGTTAAACCAGGTCTGCAACTGGAAAACAAGTGAAAGGGGCTATAAGTGGAGGCTAGGTTATGAAAAGTAAATAGTAAATTTTGCACACCAGTCCACTTGAGTTATTTGCTAAAGCATGTGGTTTCTGAAATCAAGCTCCTTTAAGATGTCTGAGGTTGGACACCTAACTTTCAAAGATGACTAGCTACTTTAACTGAGGCTTTTGGGAGTATGCTCTAATCATTTCCTCTAAAGGTTAATCACAGAATTGTTCATCAATATTTGGTTGATAACCCTAATGATAGTCCTCATTCAATGCAGTCTGCTTGGGTCTGCTGAAGAACTAAAAGTATCCTGTAATCCAAAGCGACTTCTCTTAAATCACACTAGAAAACTGATTTATGCACCTGGCCTATCTTAAGTGTCTGCTTAAACATTAGGAAGCATAGCACTGTGCAGTACAAAAAGGCTTTCCTACATAGGTAATTTAAAAGTAAGTTACAAGTCATTTATTTTACCAACTCTTATTTAGAATTTGCAGATCAGAAAACAAAATTCTTCATTGTGCATTTGACTTAAGTATTGCCACTTTCATTGTTTGTTCAGCATAGTCTCCTTCCCTTTAAGGAGACATAAATCCAGCTTGTCAATGAGGTTTAGTAAAGCTGATAGTCGTAAGACCCAGAAAGACtaaagctgatttaaaaaaaaaaaaaaaaagcctaaaagCTTCCCTTGCCTAGCCTTTAAATACATGGGGATTCATAATCCCTCCCTTTAGCCTCTTCAGAGCTTCTTGCCAAGGTCGTAGAAGAGACTTCTCATAATTgggattttatttcttttcccagTTGTGCTAGATAAATGTTCAGTGGGACCCACTTAATACTTTTCCTAAATCCCATTGCTGGGCTGGACCACGTGCTTTTAGGTTCCCTTCTAGAAAGATGTTGTTGAGCTCAGATACTGCCGTTTCAGGAAGGAAATTGTCAGTTTGTGCTGAAGTTCATTATAGCTTATAGTAACAATACAGAGCAGgcttccaaactttttttttgaaTGCTTGTTTTAATAGCTGATGGCTGTTTTCAGGGGCAGTTTTTTTAAACTGCCATTCAATTCCTAGACAGTGTACTTAGGCATGTTAACTGGTGAGCCTAAGGCCTACTGGTATTCTTGCCAGATAACTCCTGGCAGAAGGGAGCAACACCAGgatggagcagccccagccactgtgaGACTTAAATTAAAAATGGTTAAGCACTAttagttaaccattttaacatctcCAAGTATATTTTCAGTCTTTAGTTTAAGAAATAACTTGGAAAAATGAAACAATCTGAGGTTTCAAAACAGTGCATAGTGAtagaaattgctgtgtttcactaAACATTGTTAGCTTGTAAGCACGAGCTCCTGGAAGGTTGAAGACaagggaagacacctaaggaTAACTGGTGTTTCTGGAGTACTGATTTAGCAGAAACTTAACAGGGTATAGGATTTCTAAAGTTGAAGTTCATTATTGTATTCTGAACAGAACAGTATGACTCACGAGGTCAGAATTTTCCAGAGTAACTGTTACTTTGCAGAGTCTCTTCCCATGTGAAAAGTGTTCTGCTTTGTAAAAATATGAAGATGCAGTAGTCATAAAAATTGTACTTCCTTTACCCTTCTTACCAAAGAGGATTTATTGTAACAACTTtctcatgtagtactttaaaggaAACTTCTGCATATGCTTGATTTACACTGGAAAATAttctacagtagacccctgagttaagGCTTGTGTTCCTTGCAACCccagcgtaactcaaattttgcgcaaCTCATGGGAGACGGTAACTAGGCAGTAGCCTGGTTTGCAGATgccctgggctggtcagtttcctggtttgcAGAgggcaggaaccaggcagcagcctggttcccatctccctgtttGTGGGACCtcggaaattgaccagcacatgACCTGGTCAGTTGAGCTGGCGGAGCTGAGGAGAAGCCGTGCCTGGCTTCCACAGTGggtagccaggagccaggctgccgcctgggtCCCATTTCCCTGCCActagcaggacctgggaaactgaccagccaggcaggcaggcaggttctgcagcagggcttctgccctgctttccccagctggagggctggagcacttttgatttgtgcttaactcgcattaatgcaagttaagcacaaattgaaaTTGTGCTtactgggggattactgtacttgCTGTTGAAGCCCCACTCTTTAAAACctcaaaataaataaagcacTAGCAAAAACTGTAGGAGCAACAGGTGGAAGGACTACAGACTTACTAGAATGTCTTGAACTTTGGATTCTGAGACCATTGTTTAATCCTTAATACATCCACTCAAACATTTAACCAAGATCCAATCAATATAAAAACGTCTTGGACTTCATTACAAAGAGTTAATGAACACCAGCACTTCCCATTCAATCTCCTGTGTAATGTCAGAATTTTGTTTTAAGTTCATTTTAGGAATCAAATACAGAATTGCTACACTGATTGGTGCAACTCTAAAAATGAATAGGATTCAGTCCATATATTTTTGGGGTCTTCAGAccaatttaataaaatatttgatttGTGGCTTAGATGCTACCGTTGGCCTGCTAGGAGATGTGTATGGCTAGCGAGTGTACCATATAGTTCACAAAGTGACCAAACTCTTAACTACATTGAGAATCACTTAAGAATGGGTAAAGGGTGGAAAATACAGGGCACTTTAAGTGTATTATTTGAACGATTGGCTTTACTACTCCAAATCACACATGCAGTTTTATATGCTTAAATTAGAAAAATGTCTGATCAGTAGCATCACATTTATGAACCATGTAATGTATTGACCCCTTAAACTTTTCAGGTGGACAATGGTATTCTCAGTTTTACAGAAGGAAAACTGATATTGTGTTGGGAAACTAACCTCCATCTTTCAAGTGCCTTAACTGCTCAGATGTTTCCTtccactctaaggctacgtctacacgtgaagccaacatcgaaatagcttatttcgatgagtaacgtctacacgtcctccagggctggcaacgtcgatgttcaacttcgacgttgcgcggcaccacatcgaaataggcgctgcgagggtacgtctacacgccaaagtagcacacatcgaaataagggtgccaggcacagctgcagacaggatcacagggtggactcaacagcaagccgctcccttaaagggcccctcccagacacagttgcactaaacaacacaagatacacagagcctacaactggttgcagaccctgtgcctgcagcatggatccccagctgccgcagcagcagccagaagccctgggctaagggctgctgcccacggtgaccatagagccccgcaggggctggagagagagcatctctcaaccacccagctgatggccgccatggaggacccggcaatttcgacgttgtgggacgcggatcgtctacacggtccctacttcgacgttcaacgtcgaagtagggcgctattccgatcccctcatgaggttagcgacttcgacgtctcgccacctaacgtcgaagttaacttcgaaatagcgcccgatgcgtgtagccgcgacaggcgctatttcgaagttagtgccgctacttcgaagtagcgtgcacgtgtagacacagcttaacagtAGCAGGGCTCCCACTTAGTGTAGGTGAATCCAAATTATATCCATCTGACCAGGATTTTAAACCAATCACTTGAAGTCTTCTACCACTGTGGTGGAGACTTCATTGTAGTACAAGTTTTAAAACAGCATCCCTTTTACCAGGTTGTCTCTGCTCATCCAAATTTTTAGATCAAAGTAGATCTCCCCCTCTATGCTACCATTTGCAACAGTGTTGAACCCAAGTCCCCTTACTCAGTTATAATAATGTAAATAGGCTCTAAATGTGCTGAGTGGGCTTACTTAAGATTATATTCACAGCCATTGAGTCTAAAAACCTGTTTCCCAGTTGGAAACTTACATTCAGCTGGCTTGTTCAGGGGTTGAGTGACTTCTTTCTTTACTTTGCCTAGAGCTTTTGGATTTCCCAAAGCAGTTAGCTGTGTCCGTATGGGAATTAAGCAGACATATTAGCCACCTATAAGAACAAGATGAAAAAAGTCTGCATATGACTTTTTCCATAGAAAAGGTTGGACTCCATTGCTAAATCAATCTGacaggaagagcagacttcagctaTGTATCCTGCTCAACAGCAGCATTGGAAAAGAACATTGACTATCAGAAATAAAGATACCTGCACAGGAGTTCATAAATGCTGACAAATTTACCCATGTGTTTTTCTTGTCACTAGTTAAGTCTCAAGTATGTTGCTTGTGACCATTTTCAATGCTGCTCTTTTAAGGAAGGTTTTTCATTGTGTCACTTTCATTGTCAGGGATGCCCTGGATGCCCTAGGATTGAAGAGATACTGTTGCCGCCGAATGCTGCTAGCCCATGTGGATCTGATTGAGAAGTTGTTGAATTACGCCCCTCTGGAGAAATAAACAGGGGCTGGCAGGTTTTGCTCTGCAGCCATATGGGCCAGAAAGCACCACTAGCAACCCTTCAGCTCGACTGTTTAAAATTAGAGATACATAAGCCATCCATACACCAGCCAATGAAGGATTCACTTTCCAGCCACAATGTGTCCCACACTAATTTCTAAGGAAGCATCCAAAAGATTAAATCCATTTACAATTCAGCATCGAAGTTTAATTAAAGTTTGGGTggaagattgttttgttttttgcagcaGGAGCAGACAGTAAAGTAGTCTGTTTTCTTCCCTCTTTTCCATACCCTTCAGTACTTAAATTTTCTCTCATATTTAATAAAGTTATTTTTATGGAAAGTAACCAAGTTGTATTGTTAGTTTTATTTAAGCATCTCTTTTCTCTCCCCAGTCCAATTTCTGTGCTGGATACTGTTTTAGTATATGGTAAATGTAAAATTCCTTATACCTGGTGTTAAAGTTAATCCCACTCTGCAGAAGAAAATTGTTGCTTCTTTTGAGCTGTTGTCCGCTCTAGTGTACAGGGATGAGGCTGGATCTGAAGTTCTGAGTTCCAGTACAGCAAGGAAAGTAGACACTGTTTAAGTAGTGAGGGCATTTTGCCAGCGCAGACATGCTGCTTCACTGTTAATGAGGCGTAGTATTTTTTCTACCTGAGTGAAGGAGGCAGATGGCTTTCACTAGAACTTAGCTTGGGAGTATCTATGCTTCAACTGGTTTGGAACACTAACTCTGGAAAAGTAAATAAACCAGTCATTATAGCCCTGATTCTGCATACACTTGACTTAACCCACTAATGCTTGAGTGAAGTTGTGTGTTAGTATTGGCAAGACAAAGATCTATGGCCTTGATTCTGCAAAGAGCAGAGTATCCTTTGCTTGATTCATCAAAGCATTTAATCAGGTGCTCAATTTAAGATTACATGAGGAGTCCTATTGAAGTGAAGGGACTAGTCACATCTTAATGTAACATACACTTAATTGCTTTGCTGGCTCGAAGCCAGGATGCTCAGCAGCTTACACACCTGAACGCTAGCTCCTCAACAACAATCCACAAATCTTGCTGTTACCTAACACTCTTTCTTAAAGAGGTAAGATGCTTTCCCCCCACAAAGCTTGGAGGATGGTCACTTCAGCTTCTGGATGCCCTCAAAAAGATACTGATTTAATCTCACAGctagggctctaccaaattcatggtccattttgatcaatttcatggtcataggattttacaAATAAATGTCCTTGTTATTTACCTCTACAGTTAATTTCACTAAGTTTCAGGAGTCCTGACGCACAATGGAGTTAGAGGCAGGGGAGGTATTGTGGTATAGCTGTTCTTTTGCGCTGCTGCTTTTTGCACAattacactgaggctatgtctagactacacagatgtgtcagcagaagtttgtgtcaaaagatatcttgaaacaaaacttatgttgacagatcacatccagaacCCAGgctggattgaaaaagtgatctgctctgtcagagggcagccagactgcctggctgctctatcagtaaaatggccacctggaaccaTAGCAGACAGAGTTGTGCAgtgtcccagaggccttttctgtcaacagaaggcccccggaacatccagatGGCGTTTTGTCGACAGCAGCGTTTATCCTCATGCTGAGCGtggtatggctgttgacaaaagagttGTGtcctgtcaacagtatgttgaccgAACATGCTTGACAATCGGGACACACTTtgggttttatcgacaaaactgcccttttgttgacaaaaccctgaagtctagacatagccttagagttggGCTCCTGGAGAGGGTTGAGTGCTGACCATGAACTTAGTTCTGAAGGCAGAACCAGCAACAGggcagaagtaaggatagcatAGCATGGTGTCAACaatgtgcactgctgctgctgaggcaccGTCTCTAGAGCTGGGCAGCTAGccaactgctgctgctctccagctgcccagatctgaagtcagtgcagaaataaggatgtCAATACCATTACCTTCTTAAAGTTACCTTGTGATCCTCCTGcaattcctttttgggtcagaatCTCCAATTTCAGAAATAATGGTgtccccccatgaaatctgtataataTAGGACAAAGGCACACAACAGACAAGAGTTCAGTcagtgatgcatttttcatggccttgaatttggtaggaccctactcATAGCTAAAAAACATACTTTTCTTATTCCACCTCTTTACCTATTGTATGAAATACAGTACTGTACTTCCACACATGCTGTTGAGGGGCAGGAGTGTGGAAGTGCAAGAGGGACATGGCCTGCATTGTGTGCATGCCCAGGACTCTTCCCCTGAGAATGCAGCTTCATCCTTCTAGTGAAGGCCACACTAGGTTGCTAGAAGATAAACCGGAGCAGATAATACACTAATTTTCTAGTTTGGAAACCATGTTCCTTGGCAACATTCACTTTCTTGGCATATATAGCACATTGCTGCGTAAAAAGTAATTGGATTCTTTCCCATAAAGAAAATTGCAAAGTTGGGTTAAACAAAACCCAGTTTCCAAATGAATGCCCTTTAAGAACTAGGACTACTACTGGGTACAACTGGAATCATTATGGTTTGATCTTCCTTTTCAGT is a window encoding:
- the POLR2L gene encoding DNA-directed RNA polymerases I, II, and III subunit RPABC5; translation: MIIPVRCFTCGKIVGNKWEAYLGLLQAEYTEGDALDALGLKRYCCRRMLLAHVDLIEKLLNYAPLEK